A stretch of the Mesorhizobium sp. Pch-S genome encodes the following:
- a CDS encoding thioredoxin domain-containing protein: MILPQKNLLAEEASPYLRQHAQNPVYWRAWSQAALDEASTLDRPILLSVGYAACHWCHVMAHESFENDEIAGVMNRFFVNIKVDREERPDIDQIYMASLSAMGEQGGWPLTMFLTPDGKPFWGGTYFPPRSRYGRPGFVQVLEAVEKAWREKRDSLNQSAGGLITHVASRLSATQPKALLDRQTLPRLADGIESMIDWNEGGLKGAPKFPNAPFMTALWLSWLQNGTAAHRDSVLLSLRKMLAGGIYDHVGGGLCRYSTDAYWTVPHFEKMLYDNAQLLRMANWAYAATHDELFRLRIEETIGWLLREMRIENGAFASSLDADSDGEEGLFYTWSQDQLADALQSDLPALAIYYDLAAPSNWEGKPILRQTDEQRHREVANYPIVAGLKAKLLADRATRVRPGRDDKVLADWNGLVITALAECGRSLARNDWIDLAAQAFAGILAAAENGRLPHSILGDRKLFPALSSDYGAMITAATALFEATGDAHYLGVARNLAEQLDQWHADPDRTGYFLSASDSSDVPIRIRGDADEAIASATGQVVEAVIRLSTITGDIALHEKALTVAEHAQGRAGQQTYGQVGIVNSCALALEPLKLLIVEDPTQASLVAVANRNPDPRRMDIAVPFGGTAPSLPGDVVPPTDKPGAYLCMAQSCLPPVSDPDALEQLLRTKTA; encoded by the coding sequence GTGATTTTACCGCAAAAGAATCTGCTCGCTGAAGAAGCAAGTCCGTATCTGCGCCAACATGCGCAGAACCCCGTCTACTGGCGAGCCTGGTCACAGGCAGCGTTGGATGAGGCGAGCACGCTGGATCGCCCGATCCTGCTTTCCGTCGGTTATGCTGCCTGTCACTGGTGCCATGTCATGGCGCATGAAAGTTTCGAAAACGACGAAATCGCCGGCGTCATGAACCGGTTCTTCGTCAACATCAAGGTTGATCGCGAAGAACGTCCCGACATCGACCAGATCTATATGGCCTCGCTCTCCGCCATGGGCGAGCAGGGCGGCTGGCCTTTGACCATGTTTCTGACCCCTGATGGCAAACCGTTCTGGGGTGGGACTTACTTTCCGCCGCGTTCGCGCTACGGTCGGCCGGGTTTCGTCCAGGTGCTCGAGGCGGTCGAAAAGGCCTGGCGTGAGAAGCGGGACAGCCTGAACCAGAGTGCCGGCGGCTTGATCACGCACGTCGCCTCGCGGCTCTCGGCAACGCAGCCCAAGGCCCTGCTCGATCGGCAAACCCTGCCACGCCTGGCAGACGGCATCGAAAGCATGATCGACTGGAACGAAGGCGGACTGAAAGGCGCTCCGAAGTTTCCGAACGCACCCTTCATGACGGCACTCTGGCTTTCCTGGCTGCAGAACGGGACCGCTGCTCATCGCGATTCCGTCCTCCTGTCGCTGCGGAAGATGCTGGCCGGTGGCATCTATGACCATGTCGGCGGCGGCCTCTGCCGCTATTCCACCGATGCTTACTGGACCGTGCCGCATTTCGAAAAGATGCTCTACGACAACGCCCAGCTGCTGCGCATGGCGAACTGGGCTTACGCCGCCACGCATGACGAATTGTTCCGGCTTCGAATCGAAGAAACCATCGGCTGGCTTTTGCGCGAAATGCGCATCGAGAACGGAGCATTCGCCTCCAGCCTCGATGCCGACAGCGACGGCGAGGAAGGTCTTTTCTACACCTGGAGCCAGGATCAGCTCGCCGACGCGTTGCAGTCCGATCTTCCCGCTCTCGCAATCTATTATGACCTCGCTGCTCCCTCCAACTGGGAAGGCAAACCGATCCTCCGCCAGACCGACGAGCAGCGGCACCGGGAGGTTGCCAACTATCCGATCGTCGCCGGCCTGAAGGCGAAGCTCCTCGCGGACCGAGCCACCCGTGTGCGTCCAGGACGAGATGACAAGGTGCTGGCCGACTGGAATGGCCTGGTTATCACCGCCCTGGCCGAGTGTGGCCGCAGCCTTGCGCGAAATGACTGGATCGATCTTGCCGCGCAGGCCTTTGCCGGCATCCTGGCAGCTGCCGAAAACGGCCGCCTTCCTCACTCCATACTCGGCGACAGGAAATTGTTCCCGGCCTTGTCCAGCGACTATGGGGCAATGATCACCGCCGCAACGGCGCTGTTCGAAGCAACCGGTGATGCACACTACCTAGGCGTCGCCAGGAACCTGGCCGAACAGCTGGACCAATGGCATGCCGACCCGGATCGCACCGGATATTTTCTGTCCGCATCGGACAGCAGCGATGTGCCGATCCGCATCCGTGGCGATGCCGACGAAGCCATAGCGTCCGCCACCGGACAGGTCGTTGAAGCCGTGATACGCCTGTCGACGATAACAGGCGACATCGCGCTGCACGAAAAAGCGCTCACGGTGGCCGAGCACGCCCAGGGCCGCGCCGGACAGCAGACCTATGGTCAGGTTGGTATCGTCAATTCCTGTGCCCTGGCGCTCGAACCGCTGAAGCTGCTTATCGTCGAAGATCCCACCCAGGCAAGCCTCGTTGCGGTGGCGAATCGAAATCCGGACCCGCGCCGCATGGACATCGCCGTTCCCTTCGGTGGCACCGCGCCGAGTCTGCCCGGCGACGTGGTGCCTCCAACCGACAAACCCGGCGCTTATCTGTGCATGGCCCAGTCCTGCCTGCCGCCCGTCTCCGATCCTGACGCGTTGGAGCAGCTCCTGCGAACAAAAACAGCGTAG
- the mnmE gene encoding tRNA uridine-5-carboxymethylaminomethyl(34) synthesis GTPase MnmE: protein MRFSDSIVALSSGKLPAGVAVVRLSGSRTRFALETILGASVPEREVMLRRLKQSDGSLIDTGLVIFFPGPASFTGEDVAEFQVHGGKAVVSALLRTLTAIDGIRHAEPGEFTRRAFLNGKLDLVETEALADLINAETESQRRFALLNASGAQSELYDGWRRRLIHARAMIEAEIDFADEDDIPGSVSDTIWSDMRKLSNEITGHVSGFHAGEIIREGFDVVILGAPNAGKSSLFNALARREAAIVSDEPGTTRDLLEVVLDLHGLKVRLTDTAGLREQAGTIEGIGIQRARNRAQSADLIVALQDVTVAPADIELPSGPRLLRVGTKVDLLAAETKAEDAFDLVVSAKTGAGLDQLLETLGELADGASGAAGSLLPTRLRHVELLEEGRAFIERTLVQTDLELQAEDLRLAGERLGRIVGIVDVEDLLDVIFSQFCIGK from the coding sequence ATGAGATTTTCGGATTCGATCGTTGCGTTATCGAGTGGAAAGCTGCCAGCCGGTGTCGCGGTGGTGCGTTTGTCTGGCTCTAGGACTCGATTCGCTCTCGAAACGATTTTGGGCGCATCGGTTCCTGAACGTGAGGTGATGCTGCGTCGGTTGAAGCAATCCGATGGATCGCTGATCGATACCGGGTTGGTGATCTTCTTTCCTGGGCCGGCCAGCTTCACCGGTGAGGATGTCGCGGAGTTTCAGGTCCACGGTGGCAAGGCTGTGGTGTCTGCGCTGCTGCGGACACTGACCGCCATTGACGGCATCCGTCATGCTGAACCCGGTGAATTTACCAGACGTGCTTTCCTGAACGGCAAGCTTGACCTCGTCGAGACCGAAGCTCTCGCGGATCTGATCAACGCCGAGACGGAATCTCAGCGCCGTTTTGCCCTGCTTAATGCGAGCGGTGCCCAGAGCGAACTTTATGATGGTTGGCGCCGGCGGTTGATCCATGCGCGCGCAATGATCGAGGCTGAGATCGATTTCGCCGACGAAGACGACATTCCGGGCTCCGTCTCCGATACCATCTGGTCTGATATGCGCAAGCTTTCCAATGAGATCACCGGGCATGTTAGCGGGTTTCATGCCGGGGAAATCATCCGCGAAGGCTTCGATGTGGTGATTTTGGGCGCGCCGAATGCCGGAAAGTCGAGCCTGTTCAATGCGCTGGCCCGGCGTGAAGCCGCAATCGTCAGTGATGAACCCGGAACGACCCGGGATCTGCTTGAAGTCGTGCTGGATCTGCATGGCCTGAAAGTTCGATTGACGGATACCGCGGGGTTGAGAGAGCAAGCCGGCACGATTGAAGGCATAGGCATTCAGAGAGCGAGGAACCGCGCTCAAAGCGCAGACCTGATTGTGGCGCTGCAGGACGTGACCGTCGCGCCGGCGGATATTGAGTTACCATCCGGCCCGCGCCTGCTTCGCGTCGGGACGAAAGTGGATCTGCTCGCCGCAGAGACGAAGGCCGAGGATGCGTTCGATCTTGTTGTCTCTGCGAAGACAGGCGCCGGTCTGGATCAACTGCTCGAGACGCTCGGAGAACTGGCGGATGGCGCCAGTGGTGCTGCAGGGAGTTTGCTGCCAACACGCCTGCGCCATGTCGAATTGTTGGAAGAAGGCAGGGCGTTCATCGAGAGGACGCTCGTCCAGACCGACCTGGAACTTCAGGCAGAAGATCTACGGCTGGCTGGAGAACGGCTTGGCCGGATCGTCGGCATCGTCGACGTCGAGGATCTGCTCGACGTGATCTTCTCGCAGTTCTGTATTGGGAAGTGA
- the rho gene encoding transcription termination factor Rho, translated as MQEMKLQEFKNKKPTDLIAFAESLEVENASVMRKQELMFAILKKLAAQDIEIIGDGVVEVLQDGFGFLRSANANYLPGPDDIYISPSQIRRFSLKTGDTVEGPIRSPKEGERYFALLKVNTINFDDPEKIRHKIHFDNLTPLYPNERLKMEIEAPTKDLSARVIDLVAPLGKGQRGLIVAPPRTGKTVLLQNIAHSITANHPECYLIVLLIDERPEEVTDMQRSVKGEVVSSTFDEPAVRHVQVAEMVIEKAKRLVEHGRDVVILLDSITRLGRAYNTVVPSSGKVLTGGVDANALQRPKRFFGAARNIEEGGSLTIIATALIDTGSRMDEVIFEEFKGTGNSEIVLDRKVADKRIYPAMDILKSGTRKEDLLVQRQDLQKIFVLRRILAPMGTTDAIEFLIDKLKQTKTNGDFFDSMNT; from the coding sequence ATGCAGGAAATGAAACTCCAAGAATTCAAGAACAAGAAACCGACCGATCTGATCGCCTTTGCCGAATCGCTCGAGGTCGAGAACGCCAGCGTGATGCGCAAGCAGGAGCTGATGTTCGCCATCCTCAAGAAGCTGGCCGCGCAGGACATCGAGATCATCGGTGATGGCGTCGTCGAGGTGCTGCAGGACGGCTTCGGCTTCCTGCGCTCGGCCAACGCCAACTATCTGCCAGGCCCGGATGATATCTACATCTCGCCCTCGCAGATCCGCCGCTTCTCGCTGAAGACCGGCGATACGGTCGAAGGGCCGATCCGCAGCCCGAAGGAAGGCGAGCGCTATTTCGCGCTGCTCAAGGTCAACACCATCAATTTCGACGATCCGGAGAAGATCCGGCACAAGATCCACTTCGACAACCTGACGCCGCTCTATCCGAACGAGCGTCTGAAGATGGAAATTGAAGCCCCGACCAAGGACCTGTCAGCGCGTGTCATCGATCTGGTGGCGCCGCTCGGCAAAGGCCAGCGTGGCCTGATCGTCGCGCCGCCGCGTACCGGTAAGACGGTGCTGCTGCAGAATATCGCCCATTCCATCACCGCTAATCACCCGGAATGCTATCTTATCGTGCTTCTGATCGACGAACGTCCGGAAGAAGTGACCGACATGCAGCGTTCGGTGAAGGGCGAGGTGGTTTCCTCGACGTTCGATGAGCCGGCCGTTCGCCACGTGCAGGTTGCCGAAATGGTCATCGAAAAGGCCAAGCGCCTTGTCGAGCATGGCCGTGACGTCGTCATCCTGCTTGATTCGATCACCCGCCTCGGCCGTGCCTACAACACCGTGGTGCCGTCATCCGGCAAGGTGCTGACCGGCGGTGTCGATGCCAACGCGCTGCAGCGTCCGAAGCGTTTCTTCGGTGCCGCCCGCAACATCGAGGAAGGTGGTTCGCTGACCATCATCGCGACCGCGCTGATCGATACCGGCAGCCGCATGGACGAAGTGATCTTCGAAGAGTTCAAGGGCACCGGCAACTCGGAAATCGTGCTCGACCGCAAGGTTGCCGACAAGCGCATCTACCCGGCGATGGATATCCTCAAGTCGGGCACCCGCAAGGAAGACCTGCTGGTGCAGAGGCAGGATCTGCAAAAGATTTTCGTGCTGCGCCGCATCCTCGCGCCGATGGGCACGACCGACGCGATCGAGTTCCTCATCGACAAGCTGAAGCAGACCAAGACCAATGGCGACTTCTTCGATTCGATGAACACCTGA